A genome region from Natronosalvus rutilus includes the following:
- a CDS encoding winged helix-turn-helix transcriptional regulator, which produces MADPDTITDALEAILDVPATESLESATDVEVATDVGGVSDTEGPTDETTTDDSPAKRDVLTLLERRHALSILRAITTAGGPSRFSELEDVVPASPNTLSARLSEFVEAGLLERTAYDEVPPRVEYEPTDAGATLAPLFVYLRLWESRYGDELEA; this is translated from the coding sequence ATGGCCGATCCAGATACCATCACGGACGCGCTCGAAGCGATCCTCGACGTTCCAGCGACCGAGTCCCTCGAGTCGGCGACTGACGTAGAAGTGGCGACCGACGTGGGAGGAGTGAGCGACACGGAAGGACCGACCGACGAGACGACGACGGACGATTCGCCGGCGAAACGGGACGTTCTCACGCTCCTGGAGCGCCGACACGCCCTCTCGATACTACGGGCGATAACGACTGCGGGCGGCCCGAGTCGCTTCTCCGAACTCGAGGACGTGGTCCCGGCCTCTCCCAACACCCTCTCTGCACGCCTCTCCGAGTTCGTCGAGGCCGGCTTGCTCGAGCGAACCGCCTACGACGAGGTTCCTCCGCGCGTAGAGTACGAACCGACCGACGCCGGAGCGACGCTCGCCCCGTTGTTCGTCTACCTCCGCCTGTGGGAGAGTCGGTACGGCGACGAACTCGAGGCCTGA
- a CDS encoding FAD-dependent oxidoreductase, whose protein sequence is MEGTAVTVESVTEVGPSTVALELATPEDFEALPGQFVLLRAAPEGEEVARHYTLSSPTVEETFEITVGVDPDGELAPWLASLEGGETVHVEGPFGTIAYEDDGDVVAIAGGPGIGPAVAIAEAAQRAGHDAAVIYQDDEPAHTERLEALSEAGAAVTVLEADDDEGLESAVDAHLEDGQCYVFGFADFVDQVAETIEAAGGDPDEARIENFG, encoded by the coding sequence ATGGAAGGCACGGCCGTTACCGTCGAGTCCGTCACCGAAGTGGGACCGTCGACCGTCGCACTCGAGCTCGCGACGCCCGAAGATTTCGAGGCGCTCCCCGGCCAGTTCGTCCTCCTTCGAGCGGCGCCCGAGGGCGAGGAAGTCGCACGCCACTACACCCTTTCGTCGCCGACGGTCGAGGAGACGTTCGAGATCACCGTCGGCGTCGACCCCGACGGCGAACTCGCGCCGTGGCTCGCCTCCCTCGAGGGCGGCGAAACGGTTCACGTGGAGGGCCCGTTCGGAACGATCGCCTACGAGGACGACGGTGACGTCGTGGCGATCGCCGGCGGACCCGGCATCGGCCCCGCGGTCGCCATCGCCGAGGCTGCCCAGAGGGCTGGCCACGACGCGGCCGTCATCTACCAGGACGACGAACCGGCCCACACCGAGCGACTCGAGGCACTTTCTGAAGCGGGGGCGGCCGTCACGGTACTCGAGGCGGACGACGACGAGGGTCTCGAGTCGGCCGTCGACGCCCACCTCGAGGACGGACAGTGCTACGTCTTCGGGTTCGCCGACTTCGTCGACCAAGTCGCCGAGACGATCGAGGCGGCAGGCGGGGATCCGGACGAGGCGCGCATCGAAAACTTCGGGTAG
- a CDS encoding AsnC family transcriptional regulator: MRTLDKIDIEILHHLVADARQPYSEIAERIDVSAPTVSNRVDRLVDIGVIDGFTVDVDRSTVSAGTEVLIDCTLSPDADDRIADRLASLEAIEHVFVTADGRVLATATVSQARIRAVLAGAVDLESLDSYRVHLLEDRHWSPSIASSNLAFTCDECSNRVTDDGVSITTDDDRYHFCCPSCRSAFEESATISESA; this comes from the coding sequence ATGCGAACCCTGGATAAAATCGACATCGAGATCCTCCACCACCTCGTCGCGGATGCCCGCCAGCCCTACAGCGAAATCGCCGAGCGGATCGACGTTTCCGCACCGACTGTGTCCAACCGAGTCGACCGGCTCGTCGATATCGGCGTGATAGATGGCTTTACCGTCGACGTCGACCGATCGACCGTCTCTGCGGGAACTGAGGTTCTAATCGACTGCACACTCTCGCCGGACGCAGACGATCGGATCGCCGACCGCCTGGCCTCGCTCGAGGCGATCGAACACGTCTTCGTGACGGCGGACGGCCGAGTGCTCGCGACCGCCACCGTCTCCCAGGCACGGATACGAGCGGTGCTCGCCGGCGCGGTCGACCTCGAGTCTCTCGACAGCTACCGGGTTCACCTGCTCGAGGACCGCCACTGGTCCCCGTCGATCGCCTCGTCCAATCTCGCCTTTACGTGCGACGAGTGTTCGAATCGGGTGACGGACGACGGCGTCTCGATCACCACGGACGACGACCGCTACCACTTCTGCTGTCCGTCCTGCCGGTCCGCGTTCGAAGAGAGTGCGACGATCAGCGAGTCGGCGTAA
- a CDS encoding asparagine synthase-related protein, whose protein sequence is MVGLTGRIGRSDEEPFAASLESLRHTDRLKATVTYDEGVVQLGHTAYPEYPIDSFERGRYRIRFEGKLYNVPNEKRREELERVAPLLFEDESADADTDDGFKSLLDWLLSVDGAFVLTVLDTATGELALCNDVLGRLPTYFYADEESMVFSRELRYVLESVDVEFDRLGAAQCLLFGYSLGDRTLVENVRRLRPGSLVRVRTDTVETSTQSVYTFSFDDPTHAHRSREQNATQLATRFVRACERRAGHFDTDLISLSGGLDSRSVLAGYHAAGCPVEAATMESPEYVPVSDVDIAQELAADFEVDWRTYDVGQPRGADLDTLVKTKNGHIGLMTSFVLTFLRHLEADYGASMAYITGDGGDKVLPDLTPTGSVRRGALVDYIVEENSILDIDQVSRITRVSEDAIRQSIREHVRTYPETTVDGLYTHFLLYERAANFLFEGEDRNRLFFWSDTPFYSLPFFRYAMNCPPEQKRRYNLYRSFLEALSPKAASRTHAVYGAPVSSRRHAAAALLDDVLSRHPAVLEVLKPIIKAVNDLETESNIDADTIDCIRQQVDRIKGVDVGLDTNELHRFLDTADDREKYAVYRIFAITSIVDDLSSSNRKSVLESREDAVFA, encoded by the coding sequence ATGGTAGGGCTCACCGGCCGAATTGGGCGCTCAGACGAGGAACCGTTCGCGGCGTCGCTCGAGTCGCTCCGTCACACCGATCGGCTCAAGGCGACCGTTACCTACGACGAGGGCGTCGTCCAGTTGGGACACACGGCGTATCCCGAGTACCCCATCGACAGCTTCGAACGCGGACGATATCGAATTCGATTCGAGGGGAAACTGTACAACGTGCCCAATGAGAAACGTCGCGAGGAACTCGAACGGGTTGCGCCGTTGTTGTTCGAAGACGAGAGCGCCGACGCCGATACTGACGACGGGTTCAAATCGCTTCTCGACTGGCTGCTGTCGGTCGACGGCGCGTTCGTGCTGACCGTCCTCGACACCGCAACTGGCGAACTGGCCCTCTGCAACGACGTTCTCGGTCGGCTACCCACGTACTTCTATGCCGACGAGGAGTCCATGGTCTTCTCGAGAGAACTGCGATACGTCCTTGAGTCCGTCGACGTGGAGTTCGACCGCCTGGGGGCCGCGCAGTGTCTCCTCTTCGGCTACTCCCTGGGGGACCGAACGCTCGTCGAGAACGTGCGTCGACTCCGGCCGGGGTCGCTCGTTCGCGTCCGAACCGATACCGTCGAAACGAGCACGCAGTCGGTGTACACGTTCTCCTTCGACGACCCGACGCATGCCCACCGGAGTCGAGAACAGAACGCTACTCAGCTGGCGACCCGGTTCGTTCGGGCGTGTGAGCGTCGTGCAGGTCACTTCGACACGGATCTCATCTCGTTGAGCGGCGGCCTCGACTCGCGGTCGGTACTCGCTGGCTACCACGCCGCGGGTTGTCCGGTCGAGGCGGCGACGATGGAGTCTCCCGAGTACGTCCCCGTCTCTGACGTCGACATCGCTCAGGAGCTAGCCGCGGACTTCGAAGTTGACTGGCGAACGTACGATGTCGGCCAGCCCCGTGGGGCAGACCTCGACACGCTCGTGAAGACGAAAAACGGCCACATCGGCCTCATGACGTCCTTCGTCCTCACCTTCTTGCGCCATCTCGAAGCTGACTATGGGGCGTCGATGGCCTACATCACGGGCGACGGCGGCGACAAGGTGCTCCCGGACCTGACTCCCACGGGTTCGGTTCGCAGAGGCGCCCTCGTAGATTACATCGTCGAGGAAAACTCCATCCTGGACATCGATCAGGTGTCTCGAATCACTCGCGTCTCTGAGGACGCGATCAGACAGAGCATTCGAGAGCACGTCCGCACCTACCCCGAAACGACTGTCGACGGCCTCTACACCCACTTTTTGCTCTACGAACGAGCCGCGAACTTCCTCTTCGAGGGCGAAGACCGAAACCGACTGTTCTTCTGGAGCGATACCCCATTTTACTCCCTTCCGTTCTTCCGCTATGCGATGAACTGTCCGCCAGAACAGAAACGACGGTATAACCTCTACCGCTCGTTCCTCGAGGCGCTGTCGCCGAAAGCGGCGAGTCGAACCCACGCTGTCTACGGTGCTCCGGTCAGTTCAAGACGCCACGCCGCAGCGGCCCTCCTCGACGACGTACTCTCGCGACATCCCGCCGTTCTGGAGGTCCTCAAGCCGATCATCAAAGCCGTCAACGACCTCGAGACCGAATCGAACATCGACGCCGACACTATCGACTGTATCCGACAACAAGTCGACCGAATCAAAGGAGTGGACGTCGGACTCGACACTAACGAACTGCACCGATTCCTCGATACTGCTGACGATCGGGAGAAATATGCCGTCTACCGCATCTTCGCGATCACTTCTATCGTCGATGACCTCTCCTCGAGCAATCGAAAGAGCGTCCTCGAGTCGCGAGAGGACGCCGTCTTTGCCTGA
- a CDS encoding enoyl-CoA hydratase/isomerase family protein: protein MQVDDAGDVVRITFDRPDVLNAFSTETAETLADAIADVSPADHHAVVLTGEGTAFSAGGDIQAMAERREGPQEAFDRITETFGRVVEEMLECPVPTVAKVNGDAVGAGLAIVALSDFAYASQDATFSCAFVRVGLIPDTGGTFLLPKLVGLRTAKELAFTGKFFDAEEAADLDLINESVDPDDLEERVEETVDRLGRRPTETIALMKRAMHENLGRHWGEALEYENLLQVQAYTSDSHEEGVSAFLERREPDFD from the coding sequence ATGCAGGTAGACGATGCAGGCGACGTCGTTCGGATCACGTTCGATCGGCCTGACGTGCTCAACGCCTTCTCGACGGAGACGGCCGAGACGCTCGCCGATGCGATAGCCGACGTGTCGCCGGCCGATCACCACGCCGTCGTCCTGACGGGCGAGGGAACGGCGTTCAGCGCCGGTGGCGACATTCAGGCGATGGCCGAGCGGCGAGAGGGGCCACAGGAGGCGTTCGACCGGATCACCGAGACGTTCGGCCGGGTCGTCGAGGAGATGCTCGAGTGTCCGGTGCCCACCGTCGCGAAGGTCAACGGCGACGCCGTCGGCGCCGGCCTGGCGATCGTCGCCCTCTCGGACTTCGCGTACGCTTCCCAGGACGCGACGTTCTCGTGTGCGTTCGTGCGCGTCGGGCTGATTCCCGACACCGGAGGGACGTTCCTCCTGCCGAAACTCGTCGGGTTGCGAACGGCGAAGGAACTCGCGTTCACTGGAAAATTCTTCGATGCCGAGGAGGCCGCCGACCTCGACCTGATCAACGAATCCGTCGACCCCGACGACCTCGAGGAGCGCGTCGAGGAAACGGTCGACCGACTCGGTCGCCGACCGACCGAAACCATCGCGCTGATGAAGCGGGCGATGCACGAGAACCTCGGTCGCCACTGGGGTGAGGCCCTCGAGTACGAGAACCTGTTACAGGTACAGGCGTACACCTCCGATTCCCACGAGGAGGGCGTATCGGCGTTTCTCGAGAGGAGAGAGCCGGATTTCGACTGA
- the nreA gene encoding DNA repair protein NreA, translated as MRLDDYIEELEPDEEAERRRLAKEKSYAITDHLQDFERNFERALSGDTLVGSTAPSIFVGRSNYPDIPVGVLSPVGDEDDAESYVTDGNWYQQGYGIDDVLQRRTGLLNSNKRANVDAPGIASRLAPSVQDVWDGFVGVQREVAIADRPVDLEIGLEGKPDLGLDAGTDVATPRGPRAAARSADLTENPHVPRPVKKTLEDDDWQAQGAMTYLYRRGFDVYEINSILSAGALGEAAQRRLVPTRWSITAVDDTVGQYLRGRIRNAPSIDEVQVWANEYVGNRYWVILAPGTWEYELVEMKAPGSIWNPDPGAGIWMASASEGYQGRSSYVEETAGAYYAARLGVLEHLESIGRQAKCLVLREVSDDYWAPVGVWQVRESVRNAFESAPGAANGLEDGNRAGLAGEYGTAETFHDAVATVAQQLPVSLDRLQRKSELAAGVQSNLAAFSGRE; from the coding sequence ATGCGCCTCGACGACTACATCGAGGAGTTAGAGCCCGACGAGGAGGCCGAGCGCCGGCGCCTCGCGAAGGAGAAGTCCTACGCCATCACGGACCACCTCCAGGACTTCGAGCGCAACTTCGAGCGGGCGCTCTCGGGTGACACCCTCGTCGGATCGACGGCCCCCTCAATCTTCGTCGGGCGGTCGAACTACCCCGACATCCCCGTCGGCGTGCTCTCGCCGGTCGGCGACGAGGACGACGCCGAATCCTACGTCACGGACGGGAACTGGTACCAGCAGGGATACGGAATCGACGATGTCCTCCAGCGCCGGACCGGCCTCCTGAACTCGAACAAGCGCGCCAACGTCGACGCTCCGGGCATTGCCAGCCGACTCGCCCCTTCCGTCCAGGACGTCTGGGACGGCTTCGTCGGCGTCCAGCGTGAGGTGGCAATCGCCGACCGTCCCGTGGACCTCGAGATCGGTCTCGAGGGCAAGCCCGACCTGGGCCTCGACGCGGGCACCGACGTGGCGACCCCCCGGGGTCCCAGGGCGGCGGCCCGCTCCGCGGACCTGACCGAGAACCCGCACGTTCCCCGACCCGTCAAGAAGACCCTCGAGGACGACGACTGGCAGGCCCAGGGGGCGATGACCTACCTCTACCGGCGCGGGTTCGACGTCTACGAGATCAACTCGATCCTCTCGGCGGGGGCCCTCGGGGAGGCTGCCCAGCGTCGACTCGTTCCGACCCGGTGGTCGATCACCGCCGTCGACGACACCGTCGGCCAGTACCTCCGTGGCCGGATCCGGAACGCCCCGAGCATCGACGAGGTGCAGGTCTGGGCCAACGAGTACGTCGGCAACCGCTACTGGGTGATCCTCGCCCCCGGCACCTGGGAGTACGAACTCGTCGAAATGAAGGCACCGGGCAGCATCTGGAACCCCGATCCGGGCGCCGGAATTTGGATGGCCAGCGCCTCGGAGGGCTACCAGGGCCGCTCAAGTTACGTCGAGGAGACGGCGGGGGCCTACTATGCCGCCCGTCTGGGCGTGCTCGAGCACCTCGAGTCGATCGGTCGCCAGGCCAAGTGCCTCGTGCTTCGGGAGGTGAGCGACGACTACTGGGCGCCAGTGGGGGTCTGGCAGGTCAGAGAGAGCGTCCGGAACGCGTTCGAGAGCGCACCGGGGGCCGCAAACGGTCTCGAGGACGGTAACCGTGCGGGCCTCGCCGGGGAGTACGGCACTGCCGAGACGTTCCACGACGCCGTCGCGACGGTCGCCCAGCAGTTGCCGGTCTCCCTCGACCGGCTACAGCGCAAGTCGGAACTCGCGGCCGGCGTGCAGTCGAATCTGGCGGCGTTTTCCGGGCGAGAGTAA
- a CDS encoding cation:proton antiporter — MSSILPVIVGILVLGLAAQLLANRLRIPSVLFLILLGLLVGPEGLGFVSIDTFGAGLSTVVGLSVAIIIFDGAFHLRREKLELAPRAIIRLTTLGAAVALGGTALAVRYFLHTDWGIAFLISALLVATGPTVVTPILEVITVREHVEAALEAEGIVNDVTAALLAIVIFETVVVGDERSHVPVYFLQRYAVGIGVGIVVAIVVYALLTRVRQPAGDAPQTARLVVLTGALAAYGLADSIFPETGVAAAGTAGFVLGNLDLPHREEIEGFNRDLTLLVLSFVFISLAALIDVGALLGLGFGGIAVVVAVTLIVRPLIVAAATTHWRFSAGERYFLSLVGPRGIIPASIATLFAIELETAGNSVAAQTLAGTVFLVIFITVVLQAGLARQLAEYFEIEPMRTIIVGGGRVGRTLATRLENRGENVILVDSDSATVERLRQEGFSAHHGDGTSTETLQEVRIDNAKLVVATTADDDTNLLVSQLASTRFDVDRVLARVNTPENVDAFETLDVDAIDVSSATAWTIDNEIERPALAHWMNELGEGHDAQEIVVTAAELIGTTIRDLDSEIPDGCIVAVIARDGETHVPEAGTVLEEGDRVTFIGREDAVRTAVKRFHPRD; from the coding sequence GTGTCGTCGATCCTCCCCGTCATCGTTGGCATCCTCGTCCTCGGGCTGGCCGCACAGTTGCTGGCCAATCGACTGCGCATTCCGAGCGTCCTCTTTCTCATCCTCCTCGGCTTGCTGGTCGGTCCCGAAGGGCTCGGGTTCGTCTCGATCGATACCTTTGGCGCCGGCCTCTCGACCGTCGTCGGCCTGAGCGTCGCCATCATCATCTTCGACGGGGCCTTTCACCTCCGCCGGGAAAAGCTCGAATTGGCCCCTCGAGCGATCATCCGGTTGACGACGCTCGGTGCAGCCGTCGCCCTCGGCGGGACCGCCCTCGCCGTCCGGTACTTCCTCCACACCGACTGGGGAATCGCCTTCCTCATCAGCGCATTGCTGGTGGCGACCGGCCCGACCGTGGTGACGCCCATCCTCGAAGTGATCACCGTCCGCGAGCACGTCGAGGCCGCACTCGAGGCCGAGGGCATCGTCAACGACGTGACGGCCGCGCTCTTGGCCATCGTCATCTTCGAGACGGTCGTCGTCGGGGACGAGCGCTCGCACGTGCCGGTGTACTTCCTCCAGCGCTACGCGGTCGGCATCGGCGTAGGAATCGTCGTCGCCATCGTCGTCTACGCCCTGCTGACGCGGGTCAGACAGCCCGCGGGCGACGCCCCACAGACCGCCCGTCTCGTCGTGTTAACCGGTGCGCTGGCCGCCTATGGCCTCGCGGACTCGATTTTCCCCGAGACGGGCGTGGCCGCGGCCGGGACGGCCGGGTTCGTCCTGGGTAACCTGGACCTGCCACACCGCGAGGAAATCGAGGGATTCAATCGCGATCTGACCCTGCTCGTGCTCTCGTTCGTCTTCATCTCGCTGGCCGCGCTCATCGACGTGGGGGCGCTCCTCGGCCTCGGGTTCGGCGGCATCGCGGTCGTCGTCGCCGTCACGCTGATCGTTCGCCCGCTGATCGTCGCCGCGGCGACCACCCACTGGCGATTTAGCGCGGGCGAACGGTACTTCTTGAGCCTCGTCGGCCCGCGAGGGATCATCCCCGCCTCCATCGCCACGCTGTTCGCCATCGAACTCGAGACGGCCGGCAACTCCGTGGCCGCACAGACCCTCGCCGGTACCGTCTTTCTCGTCATCTTCATCACGGTTGTGCTGCAGGCGGGGCTCGCCCGCCAGCTCGCGGAATACTTCGAAATCGAACCAATGCGCACCATCATCGTCGGCGGCGGTCGGGTCGGCCGAACGCTCGCCACGCGACTGGAGAACCGTGGAGAGAACGTCATCCTCGTCGACAGCGACTCGGCGACCGTCGAACGACTCCGTCAGGAGGGATTCTCGGCCCACCACGGCGACGGCACCTCGACCGAGACGCTCCAGGAGGTCCGCATCGACAACGCAAAACTGGTCGTCGCCACGACTGCCGACGACGACACCAACCTGCTGGTCTCTCAACTCGCCTCCACGCGCTTCGACGTCGACCGCGTCCTCGCCCGAGTGAACACGCCGGAGAACGTCGATGCCTTCGAGACGCTCGACGTCGACGCCATCGACGTCTCGAGCGCGACAGCCTGGACAATCGACAACGAGATCGAACGCCCGGCGCTGGCTCACTGGATGAACGAACTCGGTGAGGGCCACGACGCTCAAGAAATCGTCGTCACCGCGGCCGAACTGATCGGCACGACGATCCGCGACCTCGATTCGGAGATTCCCGACGGCTGTATCGTCGCCGTGATCGCCAGAGACGGAGAGACGCACGTCCCCGAAGCCGGCACCGTCCTGGAGGAGGGTGATCGGGTCACGTTCATCGGCCGCGAAGACGCCGTTCGGACGGCAGTCAAGCGGTTTCACCCACGCGACTGA
- a CDS encoding winged helix-turn-helix domain-containing protein, whose product MSEDADPPELLALLDDEYARAILTETSAEPMSASTLSDRCDASLPTIYRRLERLRECDLISEQTELAPDGNHYSVYAARLERLEVTLEDGELSLEITRKDEDVADKFTRMWEGLR is encoded by the coding sequence GTGAGTGAGGACGCCGATCCCCCCGAACTACTGGCTCTCCTCGACGACGAGTACGCTCGCGCGATCCTCACCGAAACCAGTGCCGAACCCATGTCCGCCAGCACCCTGAGCGACCGCTGTGACGCGTCGCTCCCGACTATCTACCGTCGCCTCGAGCGACTCCGGGAGTGTGATCTGATCAGCGAACAAACCGAACTCGCACCGGACGGCAACCACTACAGCGTCTACGCGGCCCGCCTCGAGCGACTCGAGGTGACCCTCGAGGACGGCGAACTGTCCCTCGAAATTACCCGGAAAGACGAAGACGTCGCCGACAAGTTTACCCGAATGTGGGAGGGATTGCGATGA
- a CDS encoding DUF7521 family protein has translation MTGSGVRLDQASMFELLTVGSLLLVALVGTILAVQAYRGYRRNDSRAMKYLAIGLLLLTLGPFVINISVTTLTAADQATTVFLENVSRLLGLLAITYSLYGTK, from the coding sequence ATGACCGGGAGCGGCGTCCGCCTCGATCAGGCCTCAATGTTCGAGTTGCTGACGGTCGGGAGTCTGCTCCTCGTCGCGCTCGTGGGGACGATCTTGGCCGTCCAGGCCTATCGTGGCTATCGGCGAAACGACAGTCGGGCGATGAAGTATCTCGCCATCGGCTTGCTGTTGCTGACGCTCGGCCCATTCGTGATCAACATCTCGGTGACGACGCTCACCGCCGCCGACCAGGCGACGACGGTCTTCCTCGAGAACGTGAGTCGATTGCTCGGGCTGTTGGCAATCACGTACTCGCTGTACGGAACGAAGTAG
- a CDS encoding LolA family protein codes for MGWTHDGLVLAAIALVVICAGCTVAISGETQPDGETLLEEAVTADDVPPLTGERTVTFADSAGTYETTERVWERPSSRMRTEVIDSVGFEENHEGGIAVRNGSTLWLTDGETDNVTTYDLETESESESETDDEARLLEERLDRYDVTYEGTETVANRTTHVVSVEPKETTVDRGIGVLIGDTRYVYPLETSAYEETDFEGGTFWIDDEYGYPLAMQGTYTDVDGTELEVITEFDSVTFEADLEAELFDPPVENDTDDEQSVEEPEFEQHEFEDRSEANEYLRFEVPNATFPAEYERQSVSADQWNGVQTYHEEYRVGEELLWFSVSEGDLRGDDPDREGVGELEATVSTYNGTTLVTWDCGELTYQLSSPIGEAALLERAEEIGCQ; via the coding sequence ATGGGGTGGACTCACGACGGACTGGTTCTCGCAGCGATCGCACTCGTGGTCATCTGCGCCGGATGTACGGTGGCGATTTCCGGGGAGACGCAACCGGATGGAGAAACGCTTCTCGAGGAGGCGGTGACGGCGGACGACGTACCGCCGTTGACTGGGGAACGAACGGTCACGTTCGCGGACAGTGCTGGAACGTACGAGACGACGGAACGCGTCTGGGAACGCCCGTCGTCGAGGATGCGAACGGAAGTGATCGACTCGGTTGGCTTCGAGGAGAACCACGAAGGCGGGATTGCCGTTCGAAACGGCTCGACGCTCTGGCTGACCGACGGTGAGACTGACAACGTGACTACGTACGATCTCGAAACCGAGTCCGAGTCCGAGAGCGAAACCGATGACGAGGCACGATTGCTGGAAGAGCGCCTCGACCGGTACGACGTGACCTACGAGGGAACCGAGACGGTCGCGAACCGGACGACTCACGTCGTCTCTGTCGAGCCGAAGGAGACGACAGTCGACCGGGGCATTGGCGTGCTCATCGGTGACACCCGCTACGTCTACCCGCTCGAGACGAGTGCGTACGAGGAGACTGACTTCGAGGGCGGGACGTTCTGGATCGACGACGAGTACGGGTATCCGCTCGCAATGCAGGGAACGTACACGGACGTCGACGGTACCGAACTCGAGGTCATTACCGAATTCGATTCCGTCACGTTCGAAGCGGACCTCGAGGCCGAGTTGTTCGACCCCCCAGTGGAGAACGACACTGACGACGAGCAGTCGGTCGAGGAGCCGGAGTTCGAACAACACGAGTTCGAGGACCGGTCGGAAGCGAACGAGTACCTGCGATTCGAGGTTCCGAACGCAACGTTCCCCGCCGAATACGAACGACAGTCCGTGTCCGCCGACCAGTGGAACGGCGTCCAGACCTACCACGAGGAGTATCGCGTTGGCGAGGAACTCCTCTGGTTTAGCGTCTCAGAGGGCGACCTCCGCGGCGACGACCCCGACCGCGAGGGTGTCGGCGAACTCGAGGCGACCGTCTCGACCTACAACGGGACGACCCTCGTCACCTGGGACTGTGGCGAGTTGACCTACCAGTTGAGCAGTCCGATCGGCGAAGCGGCGTTGCTCGAGCGGGCCGAGGAAATCGGCTGTCAGTGA
- a CDS encoding transcription initiation factor IIB: MTRSTRQRERMRETDETEDQEGVRACPECNSDNLVKDSDRGELICEDCGLVVEEEQIDPGPEWRAFNHQERQNKSRVGAPTTQTMHDKGLTTTIDWKDKDAYGRSISSKKRSQMHRLRKWQERIRTKDAGERNLQFALSEIDRMASALGVPRSVREVASVIYRRALKEDLIRGRSIEGVATSALYAACRKEGIPRSLEEISEVSRVERKEIGRTYRYISQELGLEMKPVDPKKYVPRFCSELELSEEVQTKANEIIEKTAEEGLLSGKSPTGYAAAAIYAASLLCNEKKTQREVADVAQVTEVTIRNRYQEQIEAMGIHG; encoded by the coding sequence ATGACACGGTCCACCCGCCAGCGGGAGCGAATGCGCGAGACGGACGAGACCGAGGATCAAGAGGGGGTACGTGCGTGCCCCGAGTGCAACTCGGACAATCTCGTCAAGGACTCCGACCGGGGTGAGCTCATCTGTGAAGACTGTGGGCTCGTCGTGGAGGAAGAACAAATCGACCCCGGCCCGGAATGGCGGGCGTTCAACCACCAGGAACGACAGAACAAGTCCCGAGTCGGCGCGCCGACGACGCAGACGATGCATGACAAGGGGCTCACGACGACGATCGACTGGAAGGACAAAGACGCCTACGGTCGATCCATTTCCTCGAAAAAGCGCAGTCAGATGCACCGACTGCGCAAGTGGCAAGAACGCATCCGGACGAAAGACGCCGGCGAACGCAACCTGCAGTTCGCCCTCTCCGAGATCGATCGCATGGCCTCGGCACTCGGCGTTCCGCGATCGGTTCGCGAGGTCGCGTCGGTCATCTACCGACGCGCGCTTAAGGAGGACCTGATCCGCGGACGATCGATCGAAGGCGTCGCCACGTCCGCACTGTACGCCGCCTGCCGAAAGGAAGGCATTCCGCGCAGCCTCGAAGAAATCTCCGAGGTATCCCGCGTCGAACGCAAAGAAATCGGTCGCACCTATCGATACATCTCGCAGGAACTCGGCCTCGAGATGAAACCGGTCGACCCGAAAAAGTACGTCCCTCGTTTCTGCTCCGAACTCGAACTCTCCGAAGAGGTCCAGACCAAGGCCAACGAAATCATCGAGAAGACGGCCGAAGAAGGGCTCCTCTCCGGCAAATCACCGACCGGGTACGCTGCGGCGGCCATCTACGCGGCCTCGCTGCTCTGTAACGAGAAGAAGACCCAGCGAGAGGTCGCCGACGTCGCACAGGTGACCGAAGTCACCATCCGGAACCGGTATCAAGAGCAGATCGAAGCGATGGGCATCCACGGCTAA